One genomic segment of Parus major isolate Abel chromosome 10, Parus_major1.1, whole genome shotgun sequence includes these proteins:
- the LOC107209201 gene encoding uncharacterized protein LOC107209201 isoform X2: MNLLAQMSSLLQTLQAPDWLFLQPWHWLGSWVSSSRQAVTGAVTTAGFFLCEGLLGQHFSMVPNGVAEPQPGDLFLFPLASGGPGWWGSHAGIYCGDGEIIHLEGSSGTSPSGIVAKHGKSHLLRTRGPAKVLRRKGGLDVAALQRRIRAAMDQSVEYNIITCNCIHFALALLGLGHLAGAMVSPALQ; this comes from the exons ATGAATCTCCTCGCTCAG ATGAGCTCCCTCCTTCAGACCCTTCAAGCTCCGGACTGGCTgttcctccagccctggcatTGGCTGGGCTCCTGG gtgagcagctccaggcag GCAGTGACTGGGGCAGTGACCACGGCAGGGTTCTTCCTCTGCGAGGGGCTGCTGGGACAACACTTCAGCATGGTCCCCAACGGGGTggctgagccccagcctggggaccTCTTCCTCTTCCCGCTGGCCTCTGGGGGCCCTGGCTGGTGGGGGTCCCACGCTGGCATCTACTGTGGTGATGGGGAGATCATCCACCTGGAAG gcagctcagggacATCACCATCAGGCATCGTGGCTAAGCACGGCAAGAGCCACCTCCTGCGGACACGGGGCCCGGCCAAGGTGCTCCGGAGGAAGGGAGGGCTGGACGTGGCTGCCCTGCAGCGGCGGATCCGGGCAGCCATGGACCAGTCAGTGGAGTACAACATCATCACCTGCAACTGCATCCACTTCGCCCTTgccctcctggggctgggccACCTTGCTGGTGCCATG gtgtccccagcgCTGCAGTGA
- the LOC107209201 gene encoding uncharacterized protein LOC107209201 isoform X1, with product MNLLAQMSSLLQTLQAPDWLFLQPWHWLGSWVSSSRQGTCGPETRLGPQAVTGAVTTAGFFLCEGLLGQHFSMVPNGVAEPQPGDLFLFPLASGGPGWWGSHAGIYCGDGEIIHLEGSSGTSPSGIVAKHGKSHLLRTRGPAKVLRRKGGLDVAALQRRIRAAMDQSVEYNIITCNCIHFALALLGLGHLAGAMVSPALQ from the exons ATGAATCTCCTCGCTCAG ATGAGCTCCCTCCTTCAGACCCTTCAAGCTCCGGACTGGCTgttcctccagccctggcatTGGCTGGGCTCCTGG gtgagcagctccaggcag GGCACCTGTGGCCCTGAAACTCGGCTGGGTCCCCAGGCAGTGACTGGGGCAGTGACCACGGCAGGGTTCTTCCTCTGCGAGGGGCTGCTGGGACAACACTTCAGCATGGTCCCCAACGGGGTggctgagccccagcctggggaccTCTTCCTCTTCCCGCTGGCCTCTGGGGGCCCTGGCTGGTGGGGGTCCCACGCTGGCATCTACTGTGGTGATGGGGAGATCATCCACCTGGAAG gcagctcagggacATCACCATCAGGCATCGTGGCTAAGCACGGCAAGAGCCACCTCCTGCGGACACGGGGCCCGGCCAAGGTGCTCCGGAGGAAGGGAGGGCTGGACGTGGCTGCCCTGCAGCGGCGGATCCGGGCAGCCATGGACCAGTCAGTGGAGTACAACATCATCACCTGCAACTGCATCCACTTCGCCCTTgccctcctggggctgggccACCTTGCTGGTGCCATG gtgtccccagcgCTGCAGTGA
- the NR2E3 gene encoding photoreceptor-specific nuclear receptor — protein MAASPAGSVVSAGLDESATGLAPAPGKELSPVLLCKVCGDTSSGKHYGIYACNGCSGFFKRSVRRKLIYRCQAGTGLCPVDKAHRNQCQACRLKKCLQAGMNKDAVQNERQPRSTAQVQLDSIQLDAELPPEHVATTCEVPPSPCPAPRGPSATVTPGPRAPTPPTNHRFMASLMTAETCAKLEPEDADETVDVTGSEPERAIGEYQVAPYPAASPENIYETSARLLFMAVKWAKNLPVFSNLPFRDQVILLEEAWSELFLLCAIQWSMPLESCPLLAVPEPTPGKLLPATLDVRVLQETLGRFKALAVDPTEFACMKAVVLFKPETRGLKDPEQVENLQDQSQVMLGQHNRSHYPGQPVRFGKLLLLLPALRFISSERVELLFFRRTIGNTPMEKLLCDMFKN, from the exons ATGGCTGCGTCCCCGGCGGGGTCGGTGGTGAGCGCCGGGCTGGATGAGAGTGCCACGG GGCTGGCCCCGGCTCCCGGGAAGGAGCTGAGCCCGGTGCTGCTGTGCAAGGTGTGCGGGGACACCAGCAGTGGGAAGCACTACGGCATCTACGCCTGCAACGGCTGCAGCGGCTTCTTCAAGCGCAGCGTCCGCAGGAAGCTCATCTACAG GTGCCAGGCGGGGACGGGGTTGTGCCCGGTGGACAAGGCTCACCGCAACCAGTGCCAGGCCTGCCGGCTCAAGAAGTGCCTGCAGGCTGGCATGAACAAGGACG CTGTGCAGAATGAGCGCCAGCCCCGCAGCACAGCCCAGGTCCAGCTGGACAGCATCCAGCTGGATGCTGAGCTTCCCCCTGAGCACGTGGCCACCACATGTGAGGTCCCCCCATCACCCTGTCCGGCTCCTCGTGGTCCCAGTGCTACTGTCACCCCGGGTCCCCGAGCACCCACACCACCTACCAACCATCGCTTCATGGCCAGCCTGATGACAGCCGAAACCTGCGCCAAGCTGGAGCCCGAGGATG CTGATGAGACGGTGGATGTGACGGGCAGCGAGCCAGAGAGGGCGATTGGCGAGTACCAGGTGGCGCCGTACCCGGCAGCCAGCCCCGAAAACATCTACGAGACCTCAGCTCGTCTCCTCTTCATGGCTGTGAAATGGGCCAAGAACCTGCCCGTCTTCTCCAACCTGCCCTTCCGCGACCAG GTGATCCTGCTGGAGGAAGCGTGGAgtgagctgttcctgctctgtgccatccAGTGGTCCATGCCTCTGGAGAGCTGCCCactcctggctgtccctgagccaacccctgggaagctgctgccGGCCACCCTGGACGTGCGGGTGCTGCAGGAGACCCTCGGCCGCTTCAAGGCATTGGCCGTTGACCCCACAGAATTTGCCTGCATGAAGGCCGTGGTGCTCTTCAAACCAG AGACACGTGGCCTGAAGGACCCGGAGCAGGTGGAGAACCTGCAGGACCAATCACAGGTGATGCTGGGCCAGCACAACCGTTCCCACTACCCTGGGCAACCAGTCAG gtttgggaagctgctgctgctgctcccagcgCTGCGCTTCATCTCCTCGGAGCGTGTGGAGCTGCTCTTCTTCCGCCGCACCATCGGCAACACCCCcatggagaagctgctgtgtgACATGTTCAAGAACTGA